TATGGAACTAAAAAACATAAGACGTGGCAGGATAAAGGAATATGCCGATAGGTTTGGCACTGTCTGCTATATAGGCAACAATGTCTGGGATGTAATAAGGGAACAGGGTCTTAAGGTGGATGTAGCACTCCCTTGCGCAACCCAGAATGAGCTCGACGGCAAGAATGCCGAGGCATTGGTGAAAAACGGGTGTATCTGTGTTGCAGAAGGTGCAAATATGCCATCTACACCCGAGGCAGTGAAGGTATTCCAGAGCAACAATGTCCTTTTTGGCCCTGGAAAGGCAGCAAATGCAGGCGGTGTATCGGTCTCAGGGCTCGAGATGAGCCAGAATAGCCTCAAATTATCCTGGTCAAGGGAAGAGGTAGATAAGATGCTCCTCAATATAATGAAAAATATCCACAAGGCATGTCTCGACGCATCAGAGGCATACGGTAAAAAAGGTGATTATGTGGTCGGCGCAAACATAGCAGGATTCCTCAAGGTAGCCAAGGCAATGCTTGCTTACGGGATAATATAATGAACAAGATCATGTTCACCATACTGAGGATCCTGGATAAATACCAGGATCCTGTGGGCTCTACAGAGCTTGCAAAGGAACTTCTATCCTATGGAATCGACCTGTCTGAGAGGACGGTAAGATATTACCTCAAACTTCTGGATGAAAGGCACATGACCCAGGTGCAGGGCAAAAGAGGAAGGGTCATAACAGAGTTAGGCAGGGATGAACTCAACCATGCCTTTGTATCGGAGAGGGTGAATTTTATCATAAGTAAGATCGATAGCCTTGCGTATCTCACTGATTTTAATCTCGATACATTAAAGGGCAATATCATACTGAATATCTCTTTTTTCCCTGAAAAAAAGGCAAAAGATGCCTTAAAAATCATGGCAGGAGTCTTTAGCTCAAGGTATGTGATGAGTAACAGAATAAAGATAGCAAAAGGTGGTGAACGTATAGGAGATATCGTTGTCCCTGAAGGATGTTTGGGCATCGGGACTATATGCAGCATAACCCTCAACGGCATCTTTCTCAAGGCAGGAATACCGGTCACATCAAGATACGGAGGGGTAATAGAGATAATAGAAGGAAAACCTACAAGATTTACATCCCTTATAAGCTATGAGGGATCATCCATTGACCCCCTTGAGATATTTATAAAAAGCAGGATGACGGATGTGACAAGGGCAGTAAAGGCATCATCAGGAAAGATACTGGCAAGCTTCAGGGAGATACCAATAGTTAGCCTCAATGAGGCAGAGGCTCTCACAAAAAAGATGTCCCCAAAAGGCATCGATGGAATAATCATATTCGGCAAACCCAATCAACCCCTGCTGGATGTGCCAGTAGGGGTTGATAAGGTTGGTATGATAGTGGTAGGTGGGCTAAATCCCATAGCTGCTGTGGAAGAGTCAGGTATTTTTACAGATAGCATGGCCATGTCCACACTCTTTGAATTTTCAAGACTTCAGAGTTTCAACGAGGCAGTAAGCTCATTTCTCTTCCAATAATGACCCCTGCAGGGTCTCATCAAATTTGTGTATTAATGTTTTTACTGAATAACACTTTAGCTATGAAGCGCAGCAGTTACTTGCCATCCACAAGAGCAATACGTTACACGCGTCTCAGCAGAAGATTTCTTGCCCAAAGGCTATGAAGTGTAGCCAGGATTGATAGGTCTCACAAATCTGGCTACCTATAAAAATTTCATTTCTCTGTGGACTCTGTGAGAGATAAAAAAATGGCTGGAAAGGCAATAAACATTAAGCGTGAAATGTGGAATGTAATTAGATTTTTGCCGTATTTTCCCTTGTTCCAATAAAACATATAAGTTTCTGGGATATAATATCAGCCATCAACCTCGTATCCTTAGAGCTCGTATCATATACCTTGATGACATCTCTAAACCTATCCCCTTCTTCTATGAGTCCGTCTGAAATATCTTCAAAACTCTCTATAAGTTCCCTGTTAAAGAATACATGGGGACTGTGCGGAAATAGGGCAAGATAGAATATATCTGTCTCCACCAGGTCTTGAAAAAAGTGTGTTCCATAGGATAGTTCCGGCATTAAGTTTCCATTGAGATAGGCGATCTCACCTATAGCAATAAAATTATTTATCTCAGAAAATCTTACAGGGACACCAAGGGAAGGTGTTGTTGTCCCCCATCTGCCGGGGCCTAAAAGCAAAGATGGGAGCTCTTCTCTTTTTTTTATGAGTTTGTTTAATTTTCCTATTATGCGGGCAATACTGTATTTATCTGAAATGGATAGACCACTGTATCTAAAGGGATTTACATATATAATCCTTTTGATGGGCTTTGAGATGCTGCCCCCCATAAAATGTCCCTCAGACCTGAAAAGTATGGATTCCTTTCCTATGCCTTCAGGTATCTCAACACGCCTGGCTATACCTTTAGTCTGAAGCGGCCTGCACTGGAGAAGATTAATTTTATATTCATTGTAACGTGTAAAGTTTACTGTAAATTCTATCTCCACAGGATAGTTATATATCTCTTCCAACTTTTTCATCATCCTGTGCATAACCCCTGCAAAGGATGTCCTTGATAGAAGGTTGTCAAAGGTGAGTATCCATACCTCTTTGTTTTTGCCCAGTCCCCTCATCCTCTCCGTTGATTCATGGTCAGGGATACCAAACAAATCAAGCCTTAAACTAATACCCTCTTCTATCTTATCTAAAAAAGAAACGGTCTCAAACCTATTTTCATTTACGTTAAGGAGGTCTATGTAATGCTGGGAAAACCTCCTCTTATCATCCATATCTGCGTTTGGGTCAGAGGAAGGGTTATCAAGGGCAATGATGCGGGGATAGTCATCTTCAACCCTATTGACCGCCCTTGTTCCGAGCCCCAAGACAAGCCTCAACATCCCTGATTTGGGGTCCATGCCCTGCCTCCAAACAAAGGTATTATATGATATGCCAACCCCTGCCAGGTCAGGAAAAAAATAGTATTTTCTGTATGTCCCAGAAACCCTCTGGACAAGGAGGGCCATCTGTTCGTCAAGCTCATCAAGTCCTCTCTGGAGTCGATATGTAAGGGCATCCTCGTTCATGGTGCTGGCGTATATCTGCCTTACAGACTCTACAAATCTTTTATATCTCTCATCAGGAGAGCCCTGATTTACAGAGAATATGCTCTCGTATTTCCCGGCAAAGGCATTTCCAAAGGCATCTTCCAGGAGGCTGCTGGAACGGATTATTATGGGAGACTGGCCAAAGTATTCAATGACCTGCTGAAACTGCTCCTTTATCTCTTCAGGGAATGTCCCTTTCATCATACCTTCTCTCAATCTCTCGGCAGCATGAAAATAACCCTCTTTTGTCTTCTGCTCCATCCTGAGCTTCCACAAACCATTCTGAACAATAAACGTATAGAATATATCCGAACCTATATAGAACGAATCATGGTGTTCAAGGTATTTACTCCAGTCGAGCCACTTATCTTTCTCCAATATCTTTCTTGCCAGGAGCATGCCTACTGTCTTGCCTCCTATAAAACCTGTGCCTATGAGCCTGGATCTTATATTTAAAAGGTCTTCCAGGGTGAAGTTCTGCCTTGCCAGCTCAAACATCCTGCCTTCCCTGGCAATCATTATCCTGCAGAGTTCATCTATCATCTCCCTGTGTTCTTCCGGATTAGATGTGCTCTTTAAAAGGTCTTCTGCCTTTAAAAAAAGTCTATCCCAGTAATCGAGATGCCTCTTTGCACTACTTGCCTCCCTTTCGGAGATACGAAAAAATAGCTGGGTGGCGTCCACACTGTTTATAATAGGGACAAATTCACCATCTTCTTCAAGATGGGGGAGAAACATGGTGGGCGAATATCTGTTCCACACCTTTAAAGGATGGATATAATGGCTACCACCGTGATTGTAAACCTCAATGAGAAGCTGTGTAGTCTCTCTGATCCTGGCAATGGTTTTGAATGAGTGATTGCCCCTTAAGATGGAAAAATATGCAACTGTATTTAGTTCAAATAGATAAGGGCACATGATCACGAAGAAATTACCTATCATCAAGTCGTTTGCCCATGCAGAAAGCAACGAGGAAAGACAATCAAAGACATAAAATACATCCCTGCCTTCATGGGTCACTATCCTGTATGCCTCTGATGTGAAATGCTCGAATCCACTGTTTGCGTCAATGTTATAAATCTTTATATGTTCTGATGGTGAAAGGAGTGGTTCATGGTCGGCAAACCTCATATAGACTACCCTCTGTTTTTCCTCCATCCTCCTTTTGACAAAGGGTATAACAAAATGCCTGTAGTCATCCATGCTGTCTACCTGCCAGACCACATTATCGCCCATCCTCAATCTATTTATGACAGAATCAAGGCTCTCTATACCTGTGCTTACAGGTTCAAAGGTAGTCATATTCTTTACCTCCACTTACTATTATAGAAAAGATCATAGGAACTCTTTTATCCTCTCTTCCATCTCTTCATAGTGAAAAAGCCTGCTAAAATCCACAATGCCCGCCAGTGCCCTTGAATATGCCCTGACACCGTTTTCCTCCAGGATAGAAACAGGGTTTAGCCCACCAATGACTATTGCCCCTACCCTACCCTCGCTCACAGGTATATCGAGAAAGCTCTGTCCTGGCATCCCAATTCCTACAAGTCCACCGAGGCCTATCTTCTTCAATCTCTCGGCGAGCTGTTCTACCCTGTCTCTGCTCTCCGCAGGGAATTCTCTAAAGCTTGCCCCTATCCTTCCGTTACCAGTTTTTATGGCACCCATATAATTTGTCATACCACTCCTTATAAAGACCTCAAGGGGGTCTATGCTTGTCCCGTCATACATGATGATCTCCACAAACCTTACAGGCTTCTTTTCCTTTATCTCCAGAAGCCCGCCAAATCTCGATGTGGTAGGTATCCCATGTTTAAGGAGAACACCGTTTAATGTAATAGAACAGACCGTGCCTATACCTATCATATTTTCAGGGATATTTATATGCCCCAGGTGCTCACCTGGAGATAAAAAGGTTAAAAAATTGCCCATGGCATAACCATCAGAATAGACCTTCTTTATATATCTAATATTCTCTGCTAATTGATGGGGTTCAACTATGGTTACATTTATTACTACAGTTCCAGTATTGGTATTTATATCAAAATTCATCATATATGTCATACGGTCTATCTTGGCAGAAAGAAAACCCACCTTTTCCATGATCCTGGATGAGTCCAGTTCGTTTAAACCTTTAACGGTAATCATACTACCCTTTTTGCCATTACTCGATACAAAACCATCCTGTTCCATCCTTTGGAGGTAATGCCGGACTGTCCTCTCGCTTATATCATGGCCTGTAAGGACAAGCCTCTCGGCTATCTTTATGCTTGTTAGAGGTTTGTCAGAGTCTCTTAATACATTAAGTATTAGAAGTTCTTTTTTCTTGTTTTTTTTATCCATAATAAAATCCCCTTTTATCGGCAATAATTTTTATTTTATCGGCAATATTGCCGTTTTTTTAAATTATAACGGCAATGATTTAAGAATGCAAGAATTTTTTTATTCCTCATAATATCAATTTTTACTTGACATTTATTCTATTTATTGATATTTTGTCTAAACCTTTTGAGAATATTTATGGCAACTAATTACCGATTATATGGCAACTAATTACCGTAATTTAAAATAGGAGGTATATATTATGGAATGGCAAAAATCTAACGATGCAATTGGGACAGTAAACCGTGGTAATCCTGCAGAATCAGGACTATGCACCCTATGCCGTGCTGATTGTAAAGGGAAATGCGAGACATGGCTCTCAAGTCTGAAAGGCAGAAAGATACTATACCCAAGAGATTTTGGGAAAGTTACTGCTGGGAGTGCAAATACATGTCATGTAGGTGTATCCTATAATTCTTTGAGGGTTCAGGGATATAATTACGGTGCATATGGTCTTCCCAATGGATTATCCAATTCACCAGATGACTGTATATTCCCCAATGTAAACATTGAGACAGAGTTTGGCAATGAGGTAAAGACAAAATGCAGGATACCTATTATGACAGGGGCATTGGGTTCCACCTTTATTGCGGCAAAATACTGGGATTCCTTTGCCATAGGTGCTGCCCTCATTGGAATACCCATAGTGGTGGGAGAAAATGTGGTAGGTATTGACAGAGAGGCAGTTATAAAGGATGGCAAGATAGTAAAGGCACCTGAACTGGACAGAAGGATTGAGACATATCTCCGTTACTTTGACGGGTATGGCGCAATAATCGTTCAGATGAACGTGGAAGACACAAGAAACGGCGTGGCAGAATATGTCATCAATAAATACGGTGATAAAGTAATAATAGAGCTCAAATGGGGACAGGGGGCAAAGGATATAGGCGGTGAGATCCAGGTAGATAGCCTTGGATATGCCCTATTCCTGAAAGACAGAGGCTATGTAGTAGACCCTGATCCTACTAAACCAGAGGTTCAGAAGGCATTTGAAAGCGGTGCATTAAAGACCTTTGCCCGTCACAGCAGGCTTGGTTATACAGACCTATCTTCACCTGAAGCAGTCCGTGAAAACTTCATGGAGCAGGTAGCGTATCTGCGAAAGATAGGATACAAAAGGATATCTCTAAAGACAGGTTCATACGGTATGGAGGCACTTGCCATGGCAATCAAGTTTGCATCTGAGGCAGGTCTCGACCTCCTTACAGTAGATGGTTCAGGCGGAGGCACAGGCATGAGCCCCTGGAATATGATGGAGACATGGGGTGTTCCATCGATACTTCTCCACTCTAAGGCATATGAATACGCATCCATTCTTGCTGCAAGGGGTGAAAGGGTTGTTGATATGGCCTTTGCAGGGGGACTGGCAAGAGAAGACCATATTTTCAAGGCGCTTGCCCTTGGTGCACCATTTACAAAATTAATATGTATGGGAAGGGCAGTGATGATACCTGGCTTTGTTGGCTCAAATATAGAAGGTGTTTTAAGACCTGAAAGGAAGCAGACAGTAAATGGTAACT
The sequence above is drawn from the Syntrophorhabdaceae bacterium genome and encodes:
- a CDS encoding NrpR regulatory domain-containing protein; the protein is MNKIMFTILRILDKYQDPVGSTELAKELLSYGIDLSERTVRYYLKLLDERHMTQVQGKRGRVITELGRDELNHAFVSERVNFIISKIDSLAYLTDFNLDTLKGNIILNISFFPEKKAKDALKIMAGVFSSRYVMSNRIKIAKGGERIGDIVVPEGCLGIGTICSITLNGIFLKAGIPVTSRYGGVIEIIEGKPTRFTSLISYEGSSIDPLEIFIKSRMTDVTRAVKASSGKILASFREIPIVSLNEAEALTKKMSPKGIDGIIIFGKPNQPLLDVPVGVDKVGMIVVGGLNPIAAVEESGIFTDSMAMSTLFEFSRLQSFNEAVSSFLFQ
- a CDS encoding PEP/pyruvate-binding domain-containing protein; protein product: MTTFEPVSTGIESLDSVINRLRMGDNVVWQVDSMDDYRHFVIPFVKRRMEEKQRVVYMRFADHEPLLSPSEHIKIYNIDANSGFEHFTSEAYRIVTHEGRDVFYVFDCLSSLLSAWANDLMIGNFFVIMCPYLFELNTVAYFSILRGNHSFKTIARIRETTQLLIEVYNHGGSHYIHPLKVWNRYSPTMFLPHLEEDGEFVPIINSVDATQLFFRISEREASSAKRHLDYWDRLFLKAEDLLKSTSNPEEHREMIDELCRIMIAREGRMFELARQNFTLEDLLNIRSRLIGTGFIGGKTVGMLLARKILEKDKWLDWSKYLEHHDSFYIGSDIFYTFIVQNGLWKLRMEQKTKEGYFHAAERLREGMMKGTFPEEIKEQFQQVIEYFGQSPIIIRSSSLLEDAFGNAFAGKYESIFSVNQGSPDERYKRFVESVRQIYASTMNEDALTYRLQRGLDELDEQMALLVQRVSGTYRKYYFFPDLAGVGISYNTFVWRQGMDPKSGMLRLVLGLGTRAVNRVEDDYPRIIALDNPSSDPNADMDDKRRFSQHYIDLLNVNENRFETVSFLDKIEEGISLRLDLFGIPDHESTERMRGLGKNKEVWILTFDNLLSRTSFAGVMHRMMKKLEEIYNYPVEIEFTVNFTRYNEYKINLLQCRPLQTKGIARRVEIPEGIGKESILFRSEGHFMGGSISKPIKRIIYVNPFRYSGLSISDKYSIARIIGKLNKLIKKREELPSLLLGPGRWGTTTPSLGVPVRFSEINNFIAIGEIAYLNGNLMPELSYGTHFFQDLVETDIFYLALFPHSPHVFFNRELIESFEDISDGLIEEGDRFRDVIKVYDTSSKDTRLMADIISQKLICFIGTRENTAKI
- a CDS encoding NrpR regulatory domain-containing protein: MDKKNKKKELLILNVLRDSDKPLTSIKIAERLVLTGHDISERTVRHYLQRMEQDGFVSSNGKKGSMITVKGLNELDSSRIMEKVGFLSAKIDRMTYMMNFDINTNTGTVVINVTIVEPHQLAENIRYIKKVYSDGYAMGNFLTFLSPGEHLGHINIPENMIGIGTVCSITLNGVLLKHGIPTTSRFGGLLEIKEKKPVRFVEIIMYDGTSIDPLEVFIRSGMTNYMGAIKTGNGRIGASFREFPAESRDRVEQLAERLKKIGLGGLVGIGMPGQSFLDIPVSEGRVGAIVIGGLNPVSILEENGVRAYSRALAGIVDFSRLFHYEEMEERIKEFL
- a CDS encoding glutamate synthase-related protein, whose product is MEWQKSNDAIGTVNRGNPAESGLCTLCRADCKGKCETWLSSLKGRKILYPRDFGKVTAGSANTCHVGVSYNSLRVQGYNYGAYGLPNGLSNSPDDCIFPNVNIETEFGNEVKTKCRIPIMTGALGSTFIAAKYWDSFAIGAALIGIPIVVGENVVGIDREAVIKDGKIVKAPELDRRIETYLRYFDGYGAIIVQMNVEDTRNGVAEYVINKYGDKVIIELKWGQGAKDIGGEIQVDSLGYALFLKDRGYVVDPDPTKPEVQKAFESGALKTFARHSRLGYTDLSSPEAVRENFMEQVAYLRKIGYKRISLKTGSYGMEALAMAIKFASEAGLDLLTVDGSGGGTGMSPWNMMETWGVPSILLHSKAYEYASILAARGERVVDMAFAGGLAREDHIFKALALGAPFTKLICMGRAVMIPGFVGSNIEGVLRPERKQTVNGNWDDLAPAVKELGSSPEEIFAGYYDIQKKVGEDDMKNIPFGAIAMWTLADKLAAGLQQLMAGARKFSLPQISRNDIVSGNRETEKETNIPFITDVLDESAKSILNTDYRTYSQKAGAR